In one window of Megalopta genalis isolate 19385.01 chromosome 8, iyMegGena1_principal, whole genome shotgun sequence DNA:
- the LOC117217558 gene encoding uncharacterized protein LOC117217558 — MRSLALAVFAVAATCYAARLDNTYLPPGNAGSAGGGGLIQAPNRGPGGPGGPGGPGGRGGPGGRGPGGPGGPGGPGSHGGPGGPGRPGGPGGFGGGGGGPGGGGYGGGGPGGGGFGGGGSGGGGFGGGGGGGYAGGGGGGGGGGPRGGPGGGGGGQEIPIISYNNDNGGDGNYQFSYETGNGISAQETGHQQGNGEAVSGSYSYTGPDGVQYSVQYTADEEGFHPQGAHLPTPPPIPPEIQRGVELALAAEARGENQDGGGGGGGGGNGGGRGGYSPGGGYGNGGGGSGGGTGGGGGPRGGGGGGSGGSYQGPNSYQTSSGGYHY; from the exons ATGAGATCG CTCGCCTTGGCGGTATTTGCCGTGGCTGCCACGTGTTACGCGGCCCGACTGGACAACACTTACCTCCCTCCGGGAAATGCGGGTAGCGCGGGCGGCGGTGGATTGATCCAGGCCCCTAACCGGGGACCCGGCGGCCCTGGCGGACCCGGCGGTCCCGGCGGACGGGGTGGTCCCGGAGGACGCGGACCTGGGGGACCAGGCGGTCCTGGAGGTCCTGGTAGTCACGGAGGACCGGGAGGACCCGGCAGACCGGGTGGACCAGGTGGCTTTGGAGGAGGTGGCGGCGGACCTGGCGGCGGTGGATACGGCGGCGGAGGACCTGGGGGCGGTGGATTTGGCGGCGGCGGATCCGGGGGCGGTGGATTTGGAGGCGGCGGTGGAGGAGGATACG CTgggggtggcggcggcggcgggggtgGCGGACCCAGGGGCGGAccgggcggcggcggcggcggccaagAGATTCCGATCATCTCGTACAATAACGATAACGGCGGAGACGGCAACTACCAGTTCAGCTACGAAACAGGAAACGGTATCAGTGCGCAGGAAACCGGCCATCAGCAAG GGAACGGGGAAGCGGTGAGCGGTTCGTATTCGTACACAGGACCCGACGGCGTGCAATACAGCGTGCAGTACACAGCGGATGAAGAGGGTTTCCATCCCCAGGGTGCGCATCTTCCGACACCACCTCCAATCCCGCCAGAGATTCAACGGGGCGTCGAGTTAGCGCTTGCTGCCGAGGCTAGAGGCGAGAATCAAGACgggggtggtggtggtggcggcggTGGTAATGGCGGCGGCAGAGGAGGATACTCTCCAGGGGGTGGTTACG GAAACGGCGGTggtggcagcggcggcggcactGGCGGCGGAGGTGGACCCCGAGGGGGTGGCggtggcggcagcggcggctCTTACCAAGGTCCAAATTCATACCAAACAAGTTCGGGTGGATACCATTACTAG
- the LOC143259959 gene encoding uncharacterized protein LOC143259959, producing MHHDNEYDDDDTEMATKCEDAKACNPYDFRLVDEEINDIKVELAKSRKEYQSVEEEIREVCRLKDKGLFILKDKERKYKELESEMNEIHNDYMKCVEKVNSYEKNVQHKIESLTLLRANLKQELEELQKRADENGRNLADIKRRITVQEKKNIALLRRLKKMAGKKTLTEDLKERINAALRDPRITGTNISNQNTV from the exons ATGCATCACGATAACGAATATGATGACGATGACACAGAAATGG CAACGAAATGCGAAGATGCTAAAGCTTGCAATCCGTACGACTTTCGTCTTGTAGATGAAGAAATAAATGACATCAAGGTAGAATTAGCAAAATCTCGCAAGGAATATCAATCCGTGGAAGAAGAGATTCGCGAAGTGTGTCGATTGAAGGATAAAGGATTGTTTATATTAAAGGACAAGGAGAGAAAATACAAAGAATTAGAGAGTGAAATGAACGAAATTCATAATGATTATATGAAATGTGTTGAGAAAGTGAACTCTTACGAGAAAAATGTTCAACATAAAATCGAATCTCTGACCTTGTTAAGGGCCAATTTGAAACAAGAACTCGAGGAATTGCAAAAACGTGCAGATGAAAATGGTAGAAACTTGGCCGACATTAAAAGAAGAATCACAGTTCAAGAA AAAAAGAACATTGCCTTACTGCGGAGATTGAAGAAAATGGCCGGTAAGAAGACTCTAACAGAAGATttgaaggaaagaataaatgcAGCTTTACGTGATCCCAGAATTACTGGAACGAACATTTCTAATCAAAATACTGTATAA
- the LOC117217596 gene encoding uncharacterized protein LOC117217596 has translation MAEDPEDERPNNVLLFRIAISNCFKSIAESVGHDTFSDILAALKSQPLDEHTIQQLHAAMIRELHDGMINDLEGILSEGSMEEALAKLAKLRADSSTQEEAWRPPGNVTLHLRSLDAQVMEEEIDLLAKRVNEIEEENKVLMKDISERRSKVSALHDTITRTLSRTPNAIELLHNRMEDLEKCLEFLDHE, from the exons ATGGCGGAGGATCCGGAGGACGAACGGCCGAACAAtgttcttctatttcgcatcgccATTTCAAATTGCTTCAAAAGCATCGCGGAATCGGTTGG TCACGACACATTTTCCGACATTTTGGCGGCATTGAAATCACAGCCATTGGACGAGCATACTATACAACAATTGCATGCGGCTATGATTAGAGAACTTCACGATGGCATGATCAACGATTTGGAAGGTATATTGAGCGAAGGAAGTATGGAGGAAGCTTTAGCGAAATTAGCAAAGTTGCGCGCGGATTCATCTACGCAAGAAGAAGCCTG GAGACCACCCGGGAATGTAACTTTACATTTACGCTCTTTGGACGCACAAGTGATGGAAGAAGAAATTGATCTGTTGGCGAAACGTGTGAACGAAAttgaagaagaaaataaagtttTAATGAAAGATATCTCGGAGAGAAGGTCAAAAGTGTCTGCGTTACACGATACTATAACGCGGACGTTAAGTAGAACGCCAAACGCAATTGAATTATTACACAACAGGATGGAAGATCTAGAAAAATGTTTGGAGTTCTTAGACCATGAATAA